A single Corynebacterium stationis DNA region contains:
- a CDS encoding single-stranded DNA-binding protein, with amino-acid sequence MSQYPITITGNLTDDPFVTKFSSDKVNTRLRIASSRRTRHTNSNGEFEWRDSDTVYINIELWGQLAINTSKSLKKGMPVIALGSLCTDTWTDNETQKQRERTYMRGLQVGIDMNRYIVASQRMDALHTPEGMVLNSGSEALHINKDYTVDKDEVIDETGVEEVVPASFDDPREAEAEKEKAAVANF; translated from the coding sequence ATGTCTCAATACCCAATCACCATTACCGGAAACCTGACCGACGACCCTTTCGTTACAAAATTCAGCAGCGACAAAGTTAATACCCGTTTGCGCATTGCTTCTTCACGTCGCACCCGCCATACCAACTCCAACGGTGAATTTGAATGGCGCGATAGCGATACCGTGTATATCAATATCGAACTATGGGGACAGTTGGCCATTAATACTTCTAAGTCTTTAAAGAAGGGCATGCCGGTTATCGCCTTGGGCTCTTTGTGCACTGATACCTGGACCGATAATGAAACCCAAAAGCAACGCGAACGCACTTACATGCGCGGCCTGCAGGTCGGCATTGATATGAACCGCTACATTGTGGCTTCACAACGCATGGATGCTTTGCACACTCCAGAGGGGATGGTGCTCAACTCCGGTTCGGAGGCGTTGCACATTAATAAGGACTACACCGTGGATAAGGATGAGGTCATTGATGAAACCGGAGTCGAAGAAGTAGTGCCTGCTTCTTTCGATGACCCACGCGAAGCTGAGGCGGAAAAGGAGAAAGCAGCGGTAGCGAACTTCTAA
- a CDS encoding Fic family protein, translated as MVDKPVLVDVIFTAGKVFENLRCDRQSTHAFITTGDLRGITSRADLELLSDLSDATEPLISFHNSGTPLTPEVIIAINKAMTRWGALHPGQLRREHDIFGVPTRFGGHRPPAADEKTLRTIIDSVSALSPADAAANLFVVLAKAQPFRDGNKRTALLAANLLVLPQGQILTVPFREDDPTVSDRFNELLARAYIFGEVSPCVNYMTTQGVISI; from the coding sequence ATGGTCGATAAGCCAGTCCTAGTCGATGTCATCTTCACCGCCGGCAAGGTTTTCGAGAATCTCCGATGCGACCGCCAGTCCACGCACGCTTTCATCACCACTGGCGATCTTCGCGGAATCACCAGCCGCGCTGATCTTGAATTGCTCAGCGATCTGAGCGATGCAACCGAACCCCTCATCTCATTCCATAATTCTGGCACTCCCCTCACCCCAGAAGTCATCATCGCTATCAATAAGGCGATGACGCGTTGGGGTGCCCTCCATCCGGGCCAGCTTCGCAGGGAGCACGACATTTTTGGAGTGCCCACCCGGTTTGGTGGCCACCGCCCTCCCGCAGCTGATGAGAAAACGCTGCGAACTATCATCGACTCGGTCTCAGCTCTTTCGCCTGCCGACGCCGCAGCGAACCTGTTTGTTGTGCTCGCGAAAGCGCAGCCATTTCGGGATGGCAACAAGCGCACTGCACTTCTTGCCGCAAATCTTTTGGTCCTACCACAAGGACAAATTTTGACAGTCCCATTTCGTGAAGACGACCCCACGGTCTCAGACAGGTTTAATGAGCTTCTCGCCCGTGCGTATATCTTTGGCGAAGTTTCACCCTGCGTGAACTATATGACAACGCAGGGTGTCATTTCGATTTAA
- a CDS encoding ABC transporter ATP-binding protein: MQSTDQNPIIELRDIEVKFKSRNSGIFKPSYVHAVQGVNLKVHAGETLGIVGESGCGKSTTANVMCGLQIPTAGQVFFRGQEVSKRSAADRRKIGRVVSVIFQDPSTALNARMTVHDQLIDPLEMHKVGTKAEREERVEELISRVGLPTSALEAMPGQLSGGQRQRVAIARALTLSPDVIIADEPTSALDVSVRAQILNLLMDLKNDLGLSMVFISHDIQTVRYISDRLAVMNAGKVVEEGPADDLLTNPRDEYTRTLLGAAPSLLHPANVELEQAQ; this comes from the coding sequence ATGCAATCTACGGATCAAAACCCAATCATTGAGCTGCGCGATATTGAGGTGAAGTTCAAGTCTCGCAACAGCGGCATCTTCAAGCCCTCCTATGTTCATGCCGTGCAAGGCGTGAACCTAAAAGTGCACGCAGGTGAAACCTTAGGGATCGTGGGGGAGTCAGGCTGCGGTAAATCCACAACTGCCAATGTCATGTGTGGATTACAGATTCCTACCGCAGGGCAAGTCTTTTTCCGCGGCCAGGAAGTATCCAAGCGCTCTGCCGCCGACCGCCGCAAAATTGGGCGCGTCGTGTCGGTTATTTTCCAGGATCCCTCGACTGCACTGAATGCGCGTATGACCGTCCACGATCAGCTCATTGATCCGCTAGAAATGCACAAGGTAGGCACCAAAGCAGAGCGTGAAGAACGCGTAGAGGAACTCATCTCTCGCGTGGGTCTTCCCACCTCAGCATTGGAAGCAATGCCCGGTCAGCTCTCCGGCGGTCAGCGCCAGCGCGTAGCTATTGCCCGTGCGCTGACCTTAAGTCCTGATGTCATCATCGCCGATGAGCCAACGTCTGCGCTGGACGTATCCGTGCGTGCGCAGATCCTGAACCTGCTCATGGACTTAAAAAATGATCTGGGTCTCTCCATGGTCTTTATCTCCCACGACATCCAAACCGTGCGTTATATCTCGGACCGTCTTGCTGTCATGAATGCTGGCAAGGTCGTGGAAGAAGGGCCAGCCGATGATTTGTTGACTAATCCACGTGATGAGTACACCCGCACGCTTTTGGGCGCCGCGCCTTCCTTACTCCACCCAGCAAATGTTGAGCTAGAACAGGCACAGTAG
- a CDS encoding cytochrome c oxidase assembly protein has protein sequence MSMTSQQSPANPAVAPKSTVRSSWPIYVGAALIAGVVGGFISLFFLADSLAALGIPDPGRLTTFGLPFFRGIAWILIALSIGSFLTTAFFLNPDIPDKDNSRLHEARLTVDGFIAKRTGAFAAFSVALIALLEAPLVMSDVSGTPLVQVLNLQMMSMALEQVATAQVWVITAVIAVAVGILALVSSKWAMQPVLFVLSVLMIVPLGMEGHSASGGDHDYGTNSFLWHLLFMALWIGGILGLIAHGRRLGPDMTMAVRRYSTIALVAAGAMTISGLVNAAIRIEFSDWFTTRYGLIIVTKTALTLLLVFFGFVHRQLTIPQLKKKPQLFLRVSIVEVAVMAATAGVAITMGRTPPPPPRDPNLNSMQIVMGYQLTEAPSMGNMLTQFRFDILFGTIGLILAALYAYALWKLRQRGLSWSAGRTTWWMLGSLGLTVYMSTGLGMYIPATYSMHMLGHMALSMVFPLLMCLGAPLTLILEAFEPGRPGKPTIHDWAVALTHSKILAFITHPIVNVLQFLFFFYVLYMSFDLYQTANSEHAGHVIMNFTFLISGYIYFWEVVGPDPLPKRAHTPIRLAILFASMPIHLFMGVYLMQLTEIMGLQYYLSLEIPWDHDFLQDQKVGGGIAWGFGQFPLAIVFAKLAIEWLREDRSESKFYDAKADVDGDADMEEYNRMLAELNKGGNQGYFRQQ, from the coding sequence ATGTCGATGACCTCGCAGCAATCGCCGGCAAACCCCGCGGTCGCACCGAAAAGCACTGTTCGTTCCTCGTGGCCCATCTACGTGGGTGCAGCGCTCATCGCTGGTGTAGTCGGTGGGTTTATCTCTTTGTTCTTCCTCGCGGACTCTTTGGCCGCGTTGGGTATCCCTGACCCTGGAAGACTGACCACGTTTGGTTTGCCATTTTTCCGCGGTATCGCCTGGATTTTGATTGCGCTGTCCATCGGTTCATTTTTGACCACGGCATTTTTCCTTAACCCTGATATCCCAGACAAGGATAATTCCAGGTTGCATGAGGCACGGTTGACGGTGGATGGGTTTATCGCCAAGCGAACTGGCGCTTTTGCCGCCTTTAGTGTGGCTCTGATTGCCTTGCTGGAAGCGCCTTTGGTCATGTCAGATGTCTCCGGCACACCCTTGGTGCAGGTGCTGAATCTGCAAATGATGTCGATGGCTTTGGAACAAGTAGCCACGGCCCAAGTCTGGGTGATTACCGCCGTGATTGCTGTCGCCGTGGGCATCTTGGCGCTCGTCAGCAGCAAATGGGCCATGCAACCTGTGCTCTTTGTGCTGTCGGTGTTGATGATTGTCCCGCTCGGGATGGAAGGCCACTCAGCTTCTGGTGGTGACCACGATTACGGCACCAACTCCTTTTTATGGCACCTGTTGTTTATGGCGCTGTGGATCGGTGGCATTCTAGGTCTTATCGCCCACGGGCGACGCTTGGGTCCTGATATGACCATGGCGGTGCGACGCTATTCCACCATTGCTCTGGTCGCTGCTGGCGCGATGACAATTTCGGGGCTTGTCAACGCAGCCATCCGCATTGAATTCTCCGACTGGTTTACCACCCGCTACGGACTCATTATCGTCACCAAGACAGCACTGACGTTGCTGTTGGTCTTCTTCGGATTCGTACACCGTCAACTGACCATCCCGCAGCTGAAGAAGAAGCCGCAACTATTTTTGCGCGTTTCCATCGTGGAAGTAGCCGTGATGGCCGCTACCGCAGGCGTTGCCATCACCATGGGCCGAACCCCGCCGCCACCACCGCGCGACCCGAACCTTAACTCCATGCAAATTGTCATGGGCTATCAACTCACCGAAGCACCCTCGATGGGTAATATGCTCACGCAATTCCGCTTCGACATCTTATTTGGCACCATCGGACTCATCCTCGCCGCGCTTTATGCTTATGCGTTGTGGAAGCTGCGCCAGCGCGGCCTTTCCTGGTCGGCTGGACGCACGACGTGGTGGATGCTGGGCTCCTTGGGCTTGACCGTCTATATGTCCACGGGCTTGGGTATGTATATCCCCGCGACCTATTCCATGCACATGCTGGGGCACATGGCCTTGTCGATGGTCTTCCCGCTCCTTATGTGCTTGGGCGCGCCGCTGACTTTGATTCTGGAAGCTTTTGAACCTGGACGCCCCGGAAAGCCCACTATCCATGATTGGGCAGTGGCGCTGACGCATTCGAAGATTTTGGCGTTTATCACCCACCCCATTGTCAATGTCTTGCAATTCTTGTTCTTCTTCTACGTCCTATACATGTCCTTTGACCTGTACCAAACGGCAAACTCTGAACATGCAGGTCACGTGATTATGAACTTCACGTTCTTAATCTCTGGCTATATCTACTTCTGGGAAGTCGTAGGCCCCGATCCGCTGCCGAAGCGCGCGCACACCCCAATTCGGTTGGCTATCCTATTTGCATCTATGCCAATTCACCTGTTTATGGGTGTCTACCTCATGCAGCTGACAGAAATCATGGGTCTGCAGTATTACCTGTCCCTGGAGATTCCGTGGGACCATGACTTCCTCCAGGACCAGAAAGTCGGCGGCGGTATTGCCTGGGGGTTTGGCCAGTTCCCGTTGGCAATTGTCTTTGCCAAACTTGCGATTGAATGGCTTCGCGAAGACCGCTCAGAATCGAAGTTCTACGACGCTAAAGCAGATGTCGACGGCGATGCGGACATGGAGGAATACAACCGCATGTTGGCTGAGCTTAATAAAGGTGGTAACCAGGGATATTTTCGCCAGCAATAA
- a CDS encoding alpha/beta hydrolase, with the protein MSYSVSGNPVRGIVIATHGVGDSAASLSDIATHFGSSFQVYLVDLLGHGHAPRLSDEQLQDPFAAVAEHFEGDLAQIINAAPGGLPVIVLGHSFGGAVAAHVARRNPQLIDALVLEDPALLSAAQARRYRKDAPQLVARMRKQGDAPAEAIRDLLPNYPAWSAAEYTGWAQAKALVDPNLLETGVVGTTVSGTDEEAILPNLTMPTLLLTGDGHDALFDAHRLDQAISSQVVEGAIISGASHTVRRDKSAEFFAAVDSFVERVLPREDSPRKPKAFIRPDLKLLADSLPPQTTWDAPAMRASGEARYIPHRFAPGFSATQFKMVPYLDSAAATRLAKAGPYAQTVRVIAHDDVRCGRMVPTAVFFCVHGGGYLGGKPEYDDVRHEALVRKFHPAVAISPEYRLSPEHPYPAGVIDTIAALAETVRRYPGIPIIAYGDSAGAGTLAQAFARLEDFAPEHEAEIRQHVRSFIAVEPCLDPAMRSASWATYADGPVWYKKASAAAWAGYTPDKPPVTDLIPADKTLLPPTLVVVNPADPLRDEGIDWARRLADNGVNTELHMFSGTVHGLATIPGTPSWETLLKLIADFHQQLILPSS; encoded by the coding sequence GTGAGCTATTCAGTGTCCGGTAATCCCGTGCGCGGCATCGTCATTGCTACGCACGGAGTAGGAGATAGCGCAGCCAGTCTGTCCGATATTGCCACCCATTTCGGTTCCTCTTTCCAGGTCTATCTTGTGGACCTGCTTGGTCATGGACATGCGCCCCGGCTGAGTGACGAGCAGCTACAAGATCCATTCGCGGCGGTAGCTGAGCATTTCGAGGGTGATCTCGCGCAGATTATCAACGCCGCGCCGGGCGGGTTGCCTGTCATTGTGCTGGGGCATTCTTTCGGCGGTGCGGTGGCAGCACATGTGGCCAGGCGCAATCCGCAGCTTATCGATGCCCTAGTGCTCGAAGACCCAGCCCTGCTCTCCGCAGCACAAGCACGCCGTTACCGTAAAGACGCCCCGCAGCTGGTGGCACGGATGCGCAAGCAGGGCGATGCTCCTGCCGAGGCCATTCGGGATCTACTGCCGAACTATCCTGCGTGGTCTGCTGCTGAGTACACCGGATGGGCACAGGCGAAAGCACTGGTTGATCCCAATCTTTTGGAAACGGGCGTGGTGGGAACAACTGTTAGTGGCACAGACGAGGAAGCCATTCTGCCCAACCTAACAATGCCAACGTTATTGCTGACTGGTGATGGGCACGATGCGCTTTTCGATGCCCACCGGTTGGACCAAGCTATTTCCTCACAGGTGGTAGAAGGTGCGATTATTTCTGGTGCCTCCCATACCGTGCGCCGGGATAAGTCCGCGGAATTCTTCGCCGCGGTGGATTCCTTCGTAGAGCGCGTCCTGCCACGCGAAGACTCTCCACGGAAGCCAAAAGCATTTATCCGCCCTGATCTGAAACTGCTCGCCGATAGCCTGCCGCCGCAGACCACCTGGGATGCACCGGCCATGCGAGCATCAGGTGAGGCACGGTATATCCCACACCGCTTTGCGCCGGGTTTTAGTGCTACCCAATTCAAGATGGTGCCTTATCTGGACTCGGCTGCGGCAACACGATTGGCCAAAGCAGGACCGTATGCGCAAACTGTCCGTGTCATCGCACACGACGATGTGCGCTGTGGGCGCATGGTGCCCACAGCCGTGTTCTTTTGTGTACACGGCGGCGGCTATCTGGGCGGCAAGCCTGAATATGACGACGTACGCCATGAAGCTTTAGTTCGGAAATTCCACCCTGCGGTAGCTATCTCACCCGAATACCGTTTATCACCTGAGCATCCCTATCCAGCAGGGGTCATCGATACGATTGCGGCCCTGGCTGAAACGGTCCGGCGTTATCCAGGTATTCCAATTATCGCCTACGGTGACTCCGCTGGTGCGGGTACCTTGGCGCAGGCTTTTGCCCGCTTGGAAGACTTCGCCCCGGAACACGAGGCGGAGATTCGCCAGCACGTCAGGTCATTTATCGCGGTAGAACCGTGCCTGGATCCGGCAATGCGCTCAGCATCGTGGGCAACCTATGCTGATGGACCGGTGTGGTACAAGAAGGCATCGGCGGCAGCCTGGGCTGGCTACACACCCGATAAGCCGCCAGTAACTGATCTGATACCGGCGGATAAGACACTGCTCCCGCCAACGCTTGTGGTAGTCAACCCTGCTGATCCTCTGCGGGATGAAGGAATCGACTGGGCCCGCAGACTGGCCGATAACGGCGTGAACACCGAGTTGCACATGTTCTCCGGAACAGTGCACGGGCTCGCCACCATCCCAGGCACCCCGTCATGGGAAACTTTGCTCAAGCTCATCGCGGACTTCCACCAGCAGCTTATTCTTCCAAGCTCTTAA
- a CDS encoding DEAD/DEAH box helicase — protein sequence MTAFGDVLEQLRENQPQGKYGIAFEKLMVNFFRTAPTLASQFDEVYRWGDWRYNGGKADTGIDLVAHRIDDDSWVAIQAKFYKETTSIQKSHIDSFFEASGHSFETEKGKEHFSHRYIISTTDKWSKNAEEALENQMIETSRIGMADIATAPVNWDVAFPGSEIQINLSRKEAFAPRKHQVEAIDKVMTGFENHDRGKLIMACGTGKTFTSLRLAEEYAKENGNKARVLFLVPSIALLSQTLREWTAQSTMDLRCFAVCSDTKVGRAAEDIAPHDLEVPVSTNGEMIASTFASGKRAQGLHVVFSTYQSLPAVHEAQKQGLDEFDLIICDEAHRTTGVTLAGEDASNFVRVHDEDYIKADKRLYMTATPRLFDDSIKGKAAEHSAELASMDDEAIYGAEFHRLGFGEAVEKGLLTDYKVLVMTVDEDVAAEALASAPSPDINLTTASAMIGAWNALAKRSGKLQGQKDGFEIGASPMQRTVAFAKDIKASKQIAESFPSLIETHKAQLLEHQALSGADEQNLDLEICAEHVDGTMNALQRSSRISWLEADMPSIESRVLTNARCLSEGVDVPGLDSVIFFNPRNSMVDVVQSVGRVMRKAEGKDYGYIILPVAVAPGVSPSQALNDNTRFKVVWQILNALRAHDDRFNAKVNSIALNEGTMDDLPIQVEPVEDPKKKLNADDARKADAAYDEGSLAQQVALFSLEQWQEAMYTKLVDKVGTRTYWEDWADDVATIAQSQITRIKVLVDGANPKLRKEFDRFVEGLRGNLNDSITDDEAISMLSQHLITAPVFDALFTEYDFSAHNPVAQVMQRMADILEEANLETETDSLEKFYESVRVRASEVSSASGKQQVIKELYERFFQKAFKRQAESLGIVYTPVEIVDFILRAADDVSKMHFGKGLTDEGVCILDPFAGTSTFMVRLLQSGLIKPEDMARKYANELFATEIMLLAYYVSAVNIETTYNALRAEAALRNGGPEPDYVPFDGIALADTFQIHEDGDILDMDVFKNNNQRIERQKAAPINVIIGNPPYSAGQKSANDNNANVKYPTLDKRIAETYAAKSTATNKNSLYDSYLRAFRWATDRIGNQGVVAFVSNGGWLDGNTGDGIRLTLADDFSDIYVFNLRGNQRTAGELSRKEGGKVFGSGSRSTIAITIGIKDPNKTRFRLHYRDIGDYITAEEKLKIVDSSSISSIDWSNIEPNEHGDWLNQRSEDFATWPVVGEKNSPKTKFFNLYSRGLATGRDSWAYGHTKQELLSNLEQLVETYESAKNIFAQWASAQGITKPLEADFDLFLRGHSEFLDSKRISWNRTIKKLACKQHKIVVNPERVFSALYRPFTSQYVYFHADLNDMTYRLPSMFPSRIHKNIGVLVSAPASSAPFTVNATTLMPDLVAIAGAGNPGQFFTRFSWQSIETDDGGLFAAGHSPFSKQENSIYGQVGEEEDGYRRVDNITDEIKKLYRDTLGSNITGDDIFHFVYGKLHDPEYRTKYAADLKKMLPHIETPATRAEFDKFAVAGKELMDLHINYEDAEPWPLTFKVTGDEADRETWRVTKLAWAKKKDPETGKNINDVTTLKYNKYVTITDIPEEADEYMLGSRSALAWIIDRYQVKKDKASGIVNDPNDWADEVGNPRYIADLIGKVTRVAMETVRIVKSLEE from the coding sequence ATGACTGCATTTGGTGACGTGCTGGAACAGCTCCGCGAAAATCAGCCTCAGGGCAAGTACGGTATTGCTTTTGAGAAATTGATGGTGAATTTCTTCCGTACTGCTCCGACGCTTGCCAGCCAATTTGATGAGGTCTATCGCTGGGGCGACTGGCGCTATAACGGAGGCAAAGCAGATACCGGCATCGACTTGGTGGCACACCGCATTGATGACGATAGCTGGGTAGCTATCCAAGCGAAGTTCTATAAAGAAACCACCAGTATTCAAAAGAGCCACATTGACTCGTTCTTTGAGGCCAGTGGGCATTCTTTCGAGACGGAGAAGGGCAAAGAGCACTTCTCTCATCGCTACATCATCTCCACTACGGACAAATGGTCCAAGAATGCCGAAGAAGCACTCGAAAACCAGATGATTGAGACCAGCCGCATCGGTATGGCTGATATCGCTACGGCACCAGTGAACTGGGATGTGGCCTTCCCTGGTTCCGAGATTCAAATTAATCTTTCTCGGAAAGAAGCTTTCGCGCCCCGGAAGCACCAGGTCGAGGCAATCGACAAAGTGATGACTGGGTTTGAAAACCATGACCGCGGCAAGCTGATTATGGCTTGTGGCACGGGCAAGACTTTTACGTCGCTGCGATTGGCTGAGGAATACGCGAAAGAGAATGGCAACAAGGCACGTGTCCTATTCCTCGTCCCCTCTATCGCGCTACTTTCCCAGACTCTTCGTGAGTGGACTGCCCAGTCCACGATGGATCTACGTTGCTTCGCGGTATGTTCAGATACCAAGGTTGGTCGCGCAGCGGAAGATATCGCTCCGCATGATTTAGAAGTACCGGTCTCCACCAATGGTGAGATGATTGCCAGTACGTTTGCCAGCGGTAAGCGTGCTCAAGGTTTACATGTGGTTTTCTCCACGTACCAATCCCTCCCAGCAGTGCACGAAGCACAAAAGCAAGGATTGGACGAGTTTGACCTAATCATCTGCGATGAGGCTCACCGCACTACAGGTGTAACACTTGCCGGGGAAGACGCGTCCAACTTCGTTCGCGTCCACGATGAGGACTACATCAAGGCAGACAAACGTCTGTATATGACTGCAACTCCTCGCCTTTTCGATGATTCCATTAAGGGCAAAGCTGCAGAGCACTCTGCTGAGCTAGCCTCCATGGATGATGAGGCCATCTATGGAGCAGAGTTCCATCGTCTTGGTTTCGGAGAGGCCGTTGAAAAAGGACTGCTGACGGATTACAAGGTCCTCGTAATGACCGTCGACGAAGATGTCGCCGCGGAAGCTCTCGCCTCAGCACCGAGCCCAGATATCAACCTGACAACTGCCTCCGCGATGATTGGCGCGTGGAATGCTCTCGCAAAACGTTCGGGCAAGCTTCAGGGGCAAAAAGACGGTTTCGAAATTGGTGCTTCCCCCATGCAACGTACTGTTGCATTCGCGAAGGATATCAAGGCCTCCAAGCAAATTGCTGAGTCCTTTCCTTCGCTAATTGAGACTCACAAAGCTCAACTGCTTGAGCACCAGGCACTATCTGGCGCAGATGAACAGAACTTGGACCTCGAGATTTGCGCTGAGCATGTTGACGGAACAATGAATGCTCTTCAGCGCTCCTCCCGTATTTCCTGGCTTGAGGCGGACATGCCGTCCATTGAATCGCGAGTGCTGACCAACGCACGCTGTCTTTCTGAGGGCGTCGATGTTCCAGGCCTCGACTCTGTCATTTTCTTTAACCCACGTAATTCGATGGTGGATGTGGTTCAGTCTGTCGGACGTGTCATGCGAAAGGCCGAAGGCAAGGACTACGGCTACATCATTCTTCCGGTCGCGGTTGCGCCTGGGGTGAGTCCTTCGCAGGCCTTAAATGACAACACCCGCTTCAAAGTGGTCTGGCAGATTCTCAACGCGCTTCGCGCACACGATGATCGTTTCAATGCGAAGGTGAACTCCATTGCGCTGAATGAAGGAACCATGGATGACCTACCAATCCAGGTAGAGCCAGTCGAGGATCCAAAGAAGAAGCTTAATGCCGATGATGCCCGCAAGGCAGATGCCGCTTACGATGAAGGCTCCCTAGCGCAGCAGGTTGCGCTGTTTTCTTTAGAACAGTGGCAAGAAGCCATGTACACGAAACTCGTGGACAAGGTCGGTACCCGTACCTACTGGGAAGACTGGGCTGACGACGTTGCAACAATTGCGCAGTCGCAGATCACCCGCATCAAGGTTCTCGTCGATGGCGCTAATCCGAAACTCCGAAAGGAATTCGACCGCTTCGTAGAAGGCTTGCGCGGCAATCTCAACGACTCGATTACTGATGATGAAGCCATCAGCATGTTGTCGCAGCACCTGATCACAGCACCAGTCTTCGACGCTCTATTTACTGAGTATGACTTCTCGGCGCATAACCCAGTTGCGCAGGTCATGCAGCGCATGGCCGATATTCTCGAAGAAGCCAACCTGGAGACCGAAACCGATTCACTCGAGAAATTCTACGAGTCTGTTCGTGTGCGTGCTTCGGAGGTGTCCTCAGCATCCGGTAAGCAGCAGGTCATTAAGGAACTCTACGAGCGTTTCTTCCAAAAGGCGTTTAAGAGGCAGGCTGAATCACTCGGTATTGTCTACACCCCGGTAGAGATCGTCGACTTTATTCTCCGCGCCGCCGATGACGTATCCAAGATGCATTTTGGCAAAGGACTTACCGATGAAGGTGTCTGCATCCTCGATCCTTTCGCCGGCACGTCGACGTTTATGGTTCGGCTTTTGCAGTCCGGCCTCATCAAGCCGGAAGACATGGCTCGTAAATACGCCAATGAGCTTTTTGCTACGGAGATCATGCTGCTTGCGTACTACGTTTCCGCCGTAAACATTGAAACAACGTACAACGCACTGCGCGCTGAAGCAGCACTTCGCAATGGCGGACCAGAGCCGGACTACGTGCCTTTCGATGGCATTGCGCTTGCTGATACTTTCCAAATCCACGAAGATGGCGACATCCTCGACATGGACGTTTTCAAGAACAATAACCAGCGCATTGAACGTCAGAAGGCTGCGCCGATCAACGTCATCATCGGCAATCCGCCCTACTCAGCTGGTCAAAAGTCCGCTAACGACAATAATGCGAACGTGAAATACCCGACTCTGGATAAGCGGATTGCAGAGACTTATGCAGCAAAGTCGACGGCCACCAACAAGAATTCCTTGTACGACTCATATTTGCGTGCATTCCGTTGGGCGACTGACCGCATTGGTAATCAGGGCGTTGTCGCATTCGTTTCCAATGGTGGGTGGCTCGACGGCAATACCGGAGACGGCATTCGCCTGACACTGGCAGACGACTTTTCAGACATCTACGTCTTCAACCTGAGGGGAAACCAACGCACAGCTGGTGAACTTTCACGCAAAGAGGGCGGCAAGGTGTTCGGGTCTGGCTCGCGAAGCACCATTGCCATAACCATTGGTATTAAAGACCCCAACAAGACTAGATTCCGGCTTCACTACCGTGACATCGGTGACTATATCACCGCCGAAGAAAAACTCAAAATTGTTGACTCCTCATCGATAAGTTCAATCGACTGGTCCAATATTGAGCCGAATGAACATGGCGACTGGCTCAACCAGCGAAGCGAAGACTTCGCGACTTGGCCTGTGGTTGGAGAAAAGAATTCCCCAAAGACAAAGTTCTTCAACCTCTATTCTCGAGGACTAGCAACAGGCCGAGATTCTTGGGCATACGGACACACTAAACAAGAACTCCTGTCGAACCTTGAGCAACTAGTAGAAACGTACGAAAGCGCTAAAAACATTTTTGCCCAGTGGGCGTCTGCGCAAGGAATCACGAAACCTCTCGAAGCAGACTTTGATTTGTTCCTGCGAGGTCATTCTGAATTCCTGGATTCGAAACGCATTTCATGGAATCGAACAATTAAGAAGCTGGCCTGTAAGCAACATAAGATTGTTGTAAATCCAGAAAGGGTGTTCTCAGCTCTCTACCGGCCTTTTACAAGCCAATACGTGTACTTCCACGCCGACCTAAACGACATGACCTATCGGCTACCTTCGATGTTTCCGTCACGAATTCATAAGAATATCGGAGTCCTGGTTTCAGCTCCCGCATCATCAGCTCCATTTACTGTGAACGCCACCACTCTAATGCCTGACTTAGTTGCAATTGCTGGGGCAGGCAATCCTGGACAATTTTTCACCCGTTTTAGCTGGCAAAGCATCGAAACGGACGATGGCGGCCTATTCGCAGCTGGACACTCCCCGTTTTCGAAGCAAGAAAACTCAATATACGGTCAAGTTGGTGAAGAAGAGGATGGATACCGACGCGTCGACAACATTACTGATGAGATTAAGAAGCTCTACCGCGATACTTTGGGGTCGAATATTACTGGCGACGATATTTTCCACTTTGTGTATGGAAAGCTGCATGATCCGGAATACAGGACGAAGTATGCAGCTGACTTGAAGAAAATGCTGCCGCATATTGAAACGCCGGCGACGCGGGCGGAGTTCGATAAATTTGCGGTCGCAGGCAAAGAGCTTATGGATCTGCATATCAATTACGAAGATGCGGAGCCTTGGCCACTGACGTTCAAGGTCACGGGCGACGAGGCCGACCGCGAGACCTGGCGTGTTACGAAGCTTGCGTGGGCTAAGAAGAAAGATCCGGAGACCGGTAAGAACATCAACGATGTGACAACACTGAAGTACAACAAGTACGTCACTATCACTGATATTCCGGAAGAAGCTGATGAGTACATGCTGGGGTCGCGCTCAGCGCTGGCGTGGATTATTGACCGCTACCAGGTAAAAAAGGACAAGGCGTCAGGAATCGTCAACGATCCGAATGACTGGGCGGATGAAGTTGGCAACCCACGCTACATCGCTGATTTGATTGGCAAGGTAACGCGAGTCGCTATGGAGACGGTGCGTATCGTTAAGAGCTTGGAAGAATAA